The Muricauda sp. SCSIO 65647 genome includes a region encoding these proteins:
- the gltX gene encoding glutamate--tRNA ligase — protein sequence MTNVRVRFAPSPTGPLHIGGVRTALFNYLFAKKHGGTFVLRIEDTDQSRYVEGAEHYIIEALNWCGIPYDEGPSSLVGERSRSHHDNSEKLGSEGNRKPEKGGFGPYRQSERKQLYRQYADELVKNGHAYYAFDTPETLDFHRKDHEAKGKTFIYNWHNRLKLTNSLSLSKEEVQAKLAAGEAYVIRFKSPQDRQLVLHDVVRGEIIIDTNILDDKILFKSDGMPTYHLANIVDDHLMEITHVIRGEEWLPSLALHNLLYEAFKWQKPIFAHLPLILKPTGKGKLSKRDGEKGGFPIFPLSWEDSAGYREAGYFSEAVVNFLALLGWNPGTEQELFSLEELVEAFSLERVNKSGARFDPEKTKWYNHQWLQRKSDEELASLFTKVLEGQEIPPPIAIGVRNDNYVERVVSLIKERADFVQDFWGLGDYFFAAPTTYNEKAAKKQWKEDTPTIIKQVGEVLNTIGDFSSAHIEKQVKEWIAAQELSFGKVMPPLRLVIVGDMKGPHLFDIMALLGKKECLSRIDTALKTLG from the coding sequence ATGACCAATGTGAGGGTTCGTTTTGCCCCCAGTCCGACCGGACCGCTACATATCGGTGGGGTGCGCACCGCACTCTTCAATTACCTGTTCGCCAAAAAACACGGCGGCACTTTTGTGCTCCGCATTGAGGACACCGACCAGAGCCGCTATGTCGAAGGCGCAGAGCACTATATCATCGAAGCGTTAAACTGGTGCGGCATTCCCTATGATGAAGGCCCTTCGTCCTTGGTGGGTGAGCGTAGTCGAAGCCACCATGACAATTCAGAGAAATTGGGGTCTGAGGGTAATCGAAAACCAGAAAAAGGTGGTTTCGGGCCCTATCGCCAGAGCGAGCGCAAGCAGTTGTACCGTCAATACGCCGATGAACTGGTTAAGAACGGCCATGCTTATTACGCCTTTGATACGCCCGAAACGTTGGATTTTCACCGAAAAGACCACGAGGCCAAGGGCAAGACCTTTATCTACAATTGGCACAACCGGTTGAAACTGACCAATTCGTTGTCGCTTTCAAAAGAAGAGGTGCAAGCGAAGCTAGCTGCCGGTGAGGCCTATGTGATCAGGTTTAAATCACCACAAGATCGTCAGCTGGTGCTACATGATGTGGTTCGTGGCGAAATCATTATCGATACCAACATTCTCGACGATAAGATCCTGTTCAAGAGCGATGGCATGCCCACCTACCACTTGGCCAACATCGTGGATGATCACTTGATGGAAATCACACATGTTATTCGTGGGGAAGAGTGGCTGCCCTCATTGGCCTTGCATAACTTGTTGTACGAAGCCTTTAAATGGCAGAAACCCATTTTTGCACATTTGCCGCTGATCCTGAAACCGACCGGAAAGGGAAAATTGAGCAAGCGCGATGGTGAAAAAGGAGGCTTTCCCATATTTCCATTGTCGTGGGAAGATTCGGCGGGTTATCGTGAAGCAGGCTACTTTTCAGAAGCAGTGGTCAACTTTTTGGCCCTCTTGGGGTGGAACCCCGGTACGGAACAGGAACTCTTTTCACTCGAAGAATTGGTAGAGGCCTTTTCTTTGGAACGGGTGAACAAATCGGGGGCACGTTTCGATCCCGAAAAGACTAAATGGTACAATCACCAGTGGCTACAGCGCAAAAGCGATGAGGAGTTGGCCAGTTTATTTACAAAGGTGCTTGAAGGCCAGGAGATTCCTCCCCCGATAGCCATCGGGGTTCGAAATGACAACTACGTTGAAAGGGTCGTGTCGCTTATCAAAGAGCGGGCAGATTTTGTGCAGGATTTTTGGGGATTGGGCGATTATTTCTTCGCGGCCCCGACCACCTACAACGAAAAAGCGGCCAAGAAGCAATGGAAGGAAGACACCCCGACCATCATCAAACAAGTGGGCGAGGTGTTGAACACTATTGGGGACTTCTCTTCTGCCCACATCGAAAAACAGGTCAAGGAGTGGATTGCCGCCCAAGAGCTTTCTTTTGGTAAGGTAATGCCCCCATTGCGGTTGGTTATCGTTGGCGATATGAAAGGCCCGCACCTGTTTGACATTATGGCGCTGTTGGGGAAAAAAGAGTGCTTATCCAGAATCGATACTGCCCTAAAGACTTTGGGCTAG
- a CDS encoding class I SAM-dependent methyltransferase → MTEYYKTKESVDEYIRLAEGVNGGALIKKLKQFLPPKASLLEIGTGPGTDWNLLKEDYQVTGSDNSQEFLKHLKANNPTGSFLELDAITLVTDKKFEGIYSNKVLHHLRDDELAASIKRQHEILGPNGIVCHSFWRGEGSEIFKGLFVNYHSENALRTFFEDHFEILLIERYAEFEEADSLLLIAKKR, encoded by the coding sequence ATGACCGAATACTATAAGACCAAAGAATCTGTTGACGAATACATTCGGTTGGCCGAAGGGGTCAATGGGGGCGCACTGATCAAAAAACTAAAACAGTTCTTGCCACCAAAGGCCAGCCTGCTCGAGATCGGCACCGGGCCGGGCACCGATTGGAACCTCTTAAAAGAAGACTATCAGGTCACAGGCTCTGATAACTCACAAGAATTTCTCAAGCATCTTAAGGCCAATAACCCAACGGGTAGCTTTCTCGAACTGGATGCCATTACCTTGGTCACCGATAAAAAATTTGAGGGAATCTATTCCAACAAAGTACTGCACCATTTGAGGGATGATGAGCTAGCGGCTTCCATTAAAAGACAACACGAGATTTTAGGGCCCAATGGTATTGTTTGCCATTCGTTTTGGCGGGGGGAGGGCTCCGAAATCTTTAAGGGCCTATTTGTAAACTACCATTCAGAAAATGCGTTGCGCACATTTTTTGAAGACCATTTCGAGATTCTTTTGATCGAGCGGTATGCCGAGTTCGAAGAAGCCGATTCGCTGTTGTTGATTGCAAAAAAACGCTAG
- a CDS encoding nuclear transport factor 2 family protein translates to MKPKELIEKWVETFNEGNAEGLSEFYHDDAINHQVTHQPVVGKVAIKEMFKNEFDQADMTCLVENIFEDNDWGILEWKDPLGLRGCGFFQIENGKIKFQRGYWDKLSFLRQHNLPIPTE, encoded by the coding sequence ATGAAACCAAAAGAATTGATCGAAAAATGGGTGGAAACCTTTAACGAAGGAAACGCTGAAGGGCTTTCAGAATTTTATCATGATGACGCCATTAACCATCAAGTGACCCATCAACCGGTTGTTGGAAAAGTGGCCATCAAAGAAATGTTTAAAAATGAGTTTGACCAAGCAGACATGACCTGCCTAGTCGAGAACATTTTTGAAGATAACGATTGGGGAATTTTAGAATGGAAAGACCCATTAGGGCTACGGGGCTGTGGATTCTTTCAAATCGAGAATGGGAAAATTAAATTTCAAAGAGGCTATTGGGACAAACTATCATTTTTAAGGCAACATAATTTGCCGATCCCAACTGAATAA